From Strigops habroptila isolate Jane chromosome 1, bStrHab1.2.pri, whole genome shotgun sequence, a single genomic window includes:
- the USP14 gene encoding ubiquitin carboxyl-terminal hydrolase 14 isoform X1, whose amino-acid sequence MPLFSVNVKWGKEKFDGVELNTDEPPMVFKAQLFALTGVQPARQKVMVKGGTLKDDDWGNLKIKNGMTLLMMGSADALPEEPIARPVFVEDMTEEQLASAMELPCGLTNLGNTCYMNATVQCIRSVPEVKEALKRYGGALRASGEMASAQYITAALRDLFDSMDKTSSSIPPIILLQFLHMAFPQFAEKGDQGQYLQQDANECWVQMMRVLQQKLEGIEGDTVMETDSGATAASSKKKSLIDQFFSIEFETAMKCTEAEEEEVTKGKENLLQLSCFINQEVKYLFTGLKLRLQEEITKLSPTLQRNALYIKSSKISRLPAYLTIQMVRFFYKEKESVNAKVLKDVKFPLMLDVYELCTPDLQEKMVSYRSKFKDLEDKKVNQQPKNSSKSEGAQKEVKYEPFSFPDDIGSNNCGYYDLQAVLTHQGRSSSSGHYVSWVKRKQDEWIKFDDDKVSIVTPEDILRLSGGGDWHIAYVLLYGPRRIEVIEDEAEQ is encoded by the exons ATGCCGCTCTTCTCAG ttaatgtgaaatggggaaaagagaaattcGATGGCGTGGAGCTTAACACTGATGAACCTCCAATGGTCTTCAAAGCCCAGTTGTTTGCACTGACTGGAGTTCAGCCAGCTAGACAGAAGGTTATGGTTAAAGGAGGAACTCTGAAG gATGATGACTGGGGGaacctaaaaataaagaat GGGATGACCTTATTAATGATGGGTTCTGCAGATGCGCTTCCAGAAGAGCCAATTGCTCGACCCGTCTTTGTAGAAGACATGACAGAGGAGCAGTTGGCTTCAGCT ATGGAATTACCATGTGGATTGACAAACCTTGGCAACACTTGCTACATGAACGCTACGGTTCAGTGTATCCGATCAGTGCCAGAAGTGAAAGAGGCCCTTAAAAG gTATGGTGGTGCCTTAAGAGCTTCAGGAGAAATGGCCTCTGCTCAATACATTACTGCAG CTCTTAGAGACTTGTTTGATTCCATGGATAAAACTTCCTCCAGTATCCCACCTATCATTCTCCTGCAGTTTTTACATATGGCCTTCCCACAGTTTGCAGAGAAAGGCGATCAAGGCCAGTACCTTCAACAG GATGCCAATGAGTGCTGGGTGCAGATGATGAGGGTACTACAGCAGAAGCTGGAAGGCATAGAAGGTGATACAGTTATGGAG ACAGACTCTGGAGCTACAGCAGCGTCTTCtaaaaagaagagtttaattGATCAGTTCTTCAGCATTGAATTTGAAACAGC TATGAAATGTACAGAAGCTGAAGAAGAGGAAGTAACTAAGGGAAAGGAGAATCTGCTTCAGCTCAGCTGCTTTATCAATCAAGAAGTGAAATATCTGTTTACAGGACTAAAATTG CGCCTTCAAGAGGAAATCACCAAACTATCTCCaacactgcagagaaatgcaCTCTATATCAAATCT TCTAAAATCAGTCGCTTGCCAGCCTACCTGACTATTCAGATGGTCAGGTTTttttacaaagagaaagaatCTGTGAATGCCAAAGTTCTTAAG GACGTTAAATTTCCTCTTATGCTGGATGTGTATGAGCTGTGTACGCCAgaccttcaggaaaaaatggttTCTTATCGATCAAAATTCAAAGATCTAGAAgacaaaaaagtaaatcaaCAGCCAAAGAAT tctAGTAAAAGCGAAGGTGCACAGAAAGAAGTTAAATATgaaccattttcttttcccgATG ATATCGGTTCTAATAACTGCGGCTATTATGACCTGCAGGCAGTGCTAACACATCAAGGCAGATCAAGTTCCTCTGGGCATTATGTGTCTTGGGTTAAAAGGAAACAAG ATGAATGGATTAAATTTGATGATGACAAAGTCAGCATTGTTACACCTGAAGATATTTTGAGGTTATCTGGGGGTGGAGACTGGCATATAGCTTATGTTCTACTCTACGGGCCTCGCAGAATCGAAGTAATTGAAGACGAAGCTGAGCAGTAG
- the USP14 gene encoding ubiquitin carboxyl-terminal hydrolase 14 isoform X2, whose protein sequence is MVFKAQLFALTGVQPARQKVMVKGGTLKDDDWGNLKIKNGMTLLMMGSADALPEEPIARPVFVEDMTEEQLASAMELPCGLTNLGNTCYMNATVQCIRSVPEVKEALKRYGGALRASGEMASAQYITAALRDLFDSMDKTSSSIPPIILLQFLHMAFPQFAEKGDQGQYLQQDANECWVQMMRVLQQKLEGIEGDTVMETDSGATAASSKKKSLIDQFFSIEFETAMKCTEAEEEEVTKGKENLLQLSCFINQEVKYLFTGLKLRLQEEITKLSPTLQRNALYIKSSKISRLPAYLTIQMVRFFYKEKESVNAKVLKDVKFPLMLDVYELCTPDLQEKMVSYRSKFKDLEDKKVNQQPKNSSKSEGAQKEVKYEPFSFPDDIGSNNCGYYDLQAVLTHQGRSSSSGHYVSWVKRKQDEWIKFDDDKVSIVTPEDILRLSGGGDWHIAYVLLYGPRRIEVIEDEAEQ, encoded by the exons ATGGTCTTCAAAGCCCAGTTGTTTGCACTGACTGGAGTTCAGCCAGCTAGACAGAAGGTTATGGTTAAAGGAGGAACTCTGAAG gATGATGACTGGGGGaacctaaaaataaagaat GGGATGACCTTATTAATGATGGGTTCTGCAGATGCGCTTCCAGAAGAGCCAATTGCTCGACCCGTCTTTGTAGAAGACATGACAGAGGAGCAGTTGGCTTCAGCT ATGGAATTACCATGTGGATTGACAAACCTTGGCAACACTTGCTACATGAACGCTACGGTTCAGTGTATCCGATCAGTGCCAGAAGTGAAAGAGGCCCTTAAAAG gTATGGTGGTGCCTTAAGAGCTTCAGGAGAAATGGCCTCTGCTCAATACATTACTGCAG CTCTTAGAGACTTGTTTGATTCCATGGATAAAACTTCCTCCAGTATCCCACCTATCATTCTCCTGCAGTTTTTACATATGGCCTTCCCACAGTTTGCAGAGAAAGGCGATCAAGGCCAGTACCTTCAACAG GATGCCAATGAGTGCTGGGTGCAGATGATGAGGGTACTACAGCAGAAGCTGGAAGGCATAGAAGGTGATACAGTTATGGAG ACAGACTCTGGAGCTACAGCAGCGTCTTCtaaaaagaagagtttaattGATCAGTTCTTCAGCATTGAATTTGAAACAGC TATGAAATGTACAGAAGCTGAAGAAGAGGAAGTAACTAAGGGAAAGGAGAATCTGCTTCAGCTCAGCTGCTTTATCAATCAAGAAGTGAAATATCTGTTTACAGGACTAAAATTG CGCCTTCAAGAGGAAATCACCAAACTATCTCCaacactgcagagaaatgcaCTCTATATCAAATCT TCTAAAATCAGTCGCTTGCCAGCCTACCTGACTATTCAGATGGTCAGGTTTttttacaaagagaaagaatCTGTGAATGCCAAAGTTCTTAAG GACGTTAAATTTCCTCTTATGCTGGATGTGTATGAGCTGTGTACGCCAgaccttcaggaaaaaatggttTCTTATCGATCAAAATTCAAAGATCTAGAAgacaaaaaagtaaatcaaCAGCCAAAGAAT tctAGTAAAAGCGAAGGTGCACAGAAAGAAGTTAAATATgaaccattttcttttcccgATG ATATCGGTTCTAATAACTGCGGCTATTATGACCTGCAGGCAGTGCTAACACATCAAGGCAGATCAAGTTCCTCTGGGCATTATGTGTCTTGGGTTAAAAGGAAACAAG ATGAATGGATTAAATTTGATGATGACAAAGTCAGCATTGTTACACCTGAAGATATTTTGAGGTTATCTGGGGGTGGAGACTGGCATATAGCTTATGTTCTACTCTACGGGCCTCGCAGAATCGAAGTAATTGAAGACGAAGCTGAGCAGTAG